ACCCCGTGCCCGAGGCGCCGGGCCGCCGCGGTCGGCGAGAACCACCGCCGCCGGCGCACGTGGGCCTCGGGCCAGGAGCGGTGCAGGCGCTCGACGTCGAGGCGGTAGACGAGGACCGTGCACACGCCCTGCCACTTCTCGTAGCGGTAGCGCCCGAGCATGCGCCGCGACACGCGCCCGGTGACGCCGGCCTCCTCCCACGCCTCCTTCGCGGCGGAGCGGGCGGGGGAGTGGCCC
This window of the bacterium genome carries:
- a CDS encoding NUDIX hydrolase, which translates into the protein MKGGRKPASWYRQSGVLAVRYAGDEPRVLLVTSSGGKRWVIPKGIVEKGHSPARSAAKEAWEEAGVTGRVSRRMLGRYRYEKWQGVCTVLVYRLDVERLHRSWPEAHVRRRRWFSPTAAARRLGHGVLAGIVLDALRRRGRR